In a single window of the Thiohalophilus sp. genome:
- the ftsE gene encoding cell division ATP-binding protein FtsE: protein MIRFTSASKRYPGGYEALTNVSFHMPPGQMAFLTGHSGAGKSTLLKLIALLERPSRGQVLINNQNLARIGRRRIPYFRRNIGIIFQDHQLLFDRTVFDNVALPLIIAGQPQREIGRRVRAALDKVGLLGKEKAYPITLSGGEQQRVGIARAVVNKPPLLLADEPTGNLDPKLSAEIMGIFEDFSQVGVTVLVASHDLALISGLPYRRLTLEQGRLNADSDPSE, encoded by the coding sequence ATGATTCGCTTTACCTCGGCCAGCAAACGCTACCCGGGCGGCTATGAAGCCCTGACCAATGTGAGCTTTCACATGCCCCCCGGACAGATGGCCTTTTTGACCGGTCATTCGGGCGCCGGCAAGAGTACTCTGCTCAAACTCATCGCCCTGCTGGAGCGCCCCAGTCGCGGCCAGGTGTTGATCAACAACCAGAACCTGGCGCGCATCGGCCGCCGCCGCATTCCCTATTTCCGGCGCAATATCGGCATTATCTTCCAGGACCACCAGCTGCTGTTCGATCGCACCGTGTTCGACAATGTGGCCCTGCCGCTGATCATCGCCGGCCAGCCGCAGCGCGAAATTGGCCGCCGGGTGCGCGCCGCGCTGGACAAGGTGGGCCTGCTGGGCAAGGAGAAGGCCTATCCGATCACCCTCTCAGGCGGCGAGCAGCAGCGGGTCGGCATCGCCCGGGCGGTGGTCAACAAACCGCCGCTGCTGCTGGCCGACGAGCCGACCGGTAACCTGGACCCGAAGCTCTCCGCCGAAATCATGGGTATTTTCGAGGATTTCAGCCAGGTGGGGGTCACCGTGCTGGTGGCCAGCCACGATCTGGCCCTGATCTCGGGTTTGCCCTACCGCCGCCTGACCCTGGAACAGGGCCGGTTGAACGCCGACAGCGATCCGAGCGAGTAA
- the ftsY gene encoding signal recognition particle-docking protein FtsY, whose translation MFGFRKSRTDSQDEAPASPGLFVRLKQGLSRTRYGLSDGLAQLALGKKQIDDELLEEIETLLLSADVGVEATRRIIDDLTAQVSRKALQDSDALLDALQQNMQQILAPCEAPLTIDTTCRPFVILMVGINGAGKTTTIGKLARQLQQQGHSVMLAAGDTFRAAAIEQLQTWGERNDIPVIAQQHGADSASVIYDAMAAARSRGIDVLIADTAGRLHTQANLMDELKKVKRVMTKLDPAAPHEVMLVVDAGTGQNALVQAEQFHNAVGLSGITLTKLDGTAKGGVIFAIAQKLGIPIRFIGVGESIEDLRPFHAGEFVQALLGSDADEIQEQ comes from the coding sequence ATGTTTGGTTTCCGCAAATCCAGAACTGACTCGCAAGATGAGGCGCCCGCCTCGCCGGGCCTGTTTGTCCGCCTGAAACAGGGCCTTTCGCGCACCCGTTACGGGCTGAGTGACGGGCTGGCGCAGCTGGCCCTGGGCAAAAAGCAGATTGACGACGAACTGCTCGAAGAGATCGAGACCCTGTTGCTCAGCGCCGATGTGGGCGTCGAGGCGACCCGGCGGATCATCGATGATCTGACCGCCCAGGTCTCGCGCAAGGCGCTGCAGGACAGCGACGCCCTGCTGGACGCCCTGCAACAGAACATGCAGCAGATCCTCGCCCCCTGCGAGGCCCCGCTGACCATCGACACCACCTGCCGGCCGTTTGTGATCCTGATGGTCGGCATCAATGGGGCCGGCAAAACCACCACCATCGGCAAACTGGCCCGGCAACTGCAGCAACAGGGTCACTCGGTCATGCTGGCCGCCGGCGACACCTTCCGCGCCGCCGCCATCGAGCAATTGCAAACCTGGGGCGAGCGCAACGACATTCCGGTCATCGCTCAGCAACACGGTGCCGACAGTGCCTCGGTCATTTATGATGCCATGGCCGCCGCCCGCTCGCGGGGCATTGACGTGCTGATTGCCGACACCGCCGGACGCCTGCACACCCAGGCCAACCTGATGGACGAGCTGAAAAAGGTCAAACGGGTGATGACCAAGCTGGACCCGGCCGCGCCCCACGAAGTGATGCTGGTGGTGGATGCCGGCACCGGGCAGAACGCCCTGGTCCAGGCCGAGCAATTCCATAACGCCGTAGGTCTGAGCGGCATTACCCTGACCAAACTCGACGGCACCGCCAAGGGCGGGGTAATCTTCGCCATCGCCCAGAAACTGGGCATACCGATCCGCTTTATCGGCGTCGGCGAGAGCATCGAGGACCTGCGCCCGTTCCACGCCGGCGAATTCGTCCAGGCCCTGCTGGGCAGCGACGCCGACGAGATACAAGAGCAATAA
- the ccoS gene encoding cbb3-type cytochrome oxidase assembly protein CcoS, with protein MEILYLLIPIAVIVMAVAIGALVWAVRSGQFDDLEGPAHRILMDDDDPRIPSRREEPESRGDQDKDE; from the coding sequence ATGGAAATTCTCTATCTGCTCATCCCCATCGCCGTGATCGTTATGGCCGTGGCCATCGGCGCGCTGGTGTGGGCGGTGCGCAGTGGCCAGTTTGACGATCTGGAGGGACCCGCCCACCGGATATTGATGGATGATGACGATCCGCGTATTCCCAGCCGGCGGGAGGAGCCCGAATCCCGCGGGGATCAGGATAAAGACGAATAG
- a CDS encoding response regulator: protein MSDTLTRIMVVDGSSVSRAILARILRSEIENVEVITCESGHDAVAQLKNQHFDLVTTALLLSDMDGLALSRAIRDTKRHHYTPVIVVSGDADIRLLKEGFESGVTDYFDKSNGYKAFGDFIKSFIQRNTGLVGHILYVEDSRTAAAVTRKILEKHGLKVTLTDNAEQAIVLLDNQGRGDDFDMVITDFFLEGALTGGDLLHAIRARLHLSQQELPVLVLTGSDDKQKQVEVFHAGGNDFVGKPLIEEVLIARVRSLLLIKHQYDALKQQAEAMRWIAATDSLTGVRSKRYLVDNGESYIRDPAHQPVWAMLIDIDHFKTTNDTLGHITGDHVLAELGETLNQWFPNDMVVRFGGEEFCVLVKQHSADAMLERAELLRQHIQQLRPAGVDTTVSLGLASTEDHPDAHLNDFLSKADEALYHSKERGRNRASIFTSEGPQESPWNYSNE, encoded by the coding sequence ATGTCAGACACGCTTACCCGCATTATGGTGGTCGACGGCTCGTCCGTATCACGGGCAATTCTCGCCCGGATTTTGCGCAGCGAAATCGAGAACGTCGAAGTCATCACCTGTGAATCAGGTCATGATGCCGTCGCGCAGCTGAAGAACCAGCATTTCGATCTGGTAACCACGGCCCTGCTGCTTTCGGACATGGACGGGCTGGCGCTGAGCCGCGCCATCCGCGACACCAAACGCCACCACTATACCCCGGTGATCGTGGTCTCCGGTGACGCCGATATCCGCCTGCTCAAGGAAGGGTTCGAGTCCGGGGTAACCGACTATTTCGACAAATCCAACGGCTACAAGGCATTTGGTGATTTCATCAAATCCTTCATCCAGCGCAATACCGGGCTGGTGGGCCACATCCTCTATGTGGAAGACAGTCGCACTGCCGCGGCGGTGACCCGCAAGATCCTCGAAAAACACGGCCTCAAGGTGACCCTGACCGATAATGCCGAACAGGCCATCGTGCTACTCGACAATCAGGGCAGGGGAGACGATTTCGACATGGTCATCACCGACTTTTTTCTCGAGGGGGCGCTGACGGGCGGGGATCTGCTGCACGCCATCCGCGCCCGCCTGCACCTCTCCCAACAGGAGTTGCCGGTCCTGGTGCTGACCGGCTCCGACGACAAGCAGAAACAGGTCGAGGTCTTCCACGCCGGCGGCAACGACTTTGTCGGCAAGCCGTTGATCGAGGAGGTCCTGATCGCCCGGGTCCGTTCCCTGCTGTTGATCAAGCATCAGTACGACGCACTCAAACAGCAGGCCGAAGCCATGCGCTGGATCGCCGCCACCGACAGCCTGACCGGCGTGCGCAGCAAGCGCTATCTGGTGGATAACGGCGAAAGCTACATCCGCGATCCCGCGCATCAACCGGTCTGGGCCATGCTGATCGATATCGACCACTTTAAAACGACCAATGACACGCTGGGGCACATTACCGGCGATCATGTCCTGGCCGAGCTGGGTGAAACCCTCAATCAGTGGTTCCCGAACGACATGGTGGTGCGCTTTGGCGGCGAGGAGTTCTGCGTACTGGTCAAACAACACTCGGCGGACGCCATGCTGGAACGCGCCGAGCTGCTGCGTCAGCACATCCAGCAGCTGCGACCGGCCGGGGTCGACACCACCGTCAGCCTCGGCCTGGCCAGCACCGAGGATCACCCCGATGCCCATCTGAACGACTTCCTGAGCAAGGCCGACGAGGCCCTCTACCACTCCAAGGAACGGGGCCGCAACCGCGCCAGCATCTTCACCAGCGAGGGACCGCAGGAGTCGCCGTGGAACTATTCCAACGAATGA
- the ftsX gene encoding permease-like cell division protein FtsX gives MRRERPAKPTANRRPALLARPGIHLLRHLQVFFYTLGQLSRQPTSLLMTAAVIGIALALPTGLHVVLKSAQQLSGGWDEASQISLFLQRGTSEGEARRLVNQLEQRPKIRQVSYISSEQALAEFQRLSGFGDALNALEENPLPAVVVVQPHLQQSDPASTEALLAELREDPRIDLARLDVQWVKRLYAIMDILRQGVYVLASLLALAVLLVVGNTIRLAIQNRRDEIVIIKLIGGTDAFIRRPFLYTGFWYGLFGGIIAWLLVTISLWVLNGPVEKLAGLYQNSFALSGLNTQTTVTLLVSGVLLGLAGSWIAVGRHLRDIEPG, from the coding sequence ATGCGCCGCGAACGTCCCGCCAAACCCACCGCGAACCGCCGCCCCGCACTGTTGGCGCGCCCCGGCATCCATCTGTTGCGCCATTTGCAGGTGTTTTTCTATACCCTCGGCCAGCTCAGCCGACAACCGACGTCGTTGCTGATGACCGCAGCGGTCATCGGCATCGCTCTGGCCCTGCCTACAGGACTGCATGTGGTGCTCAAAAGCGCCCAGCAACTGAGCGGCGGCTGGGACGAGGCCAGCCAGATATCCCTGTTCCTGCAGCGCGGCACCTCCGAGGGCGAGGCCCGGCGGCTGGTCAATCAGCTCGAGCAGCGCCCGAAGATCCGCCAGGTCAGCTATATTTCGTCCGAGCAGGCCCTGGCCGAATTCCAGCGCCTCTCCGGCTTTGGTGACGCCCTCAACGCCCTTGAGGAGAACCCCCTGCCGGCGGTGGTGGTCGTCCAGCCGCACCTGCAACAGAGCGACCCGGCGAGTACCGAGGCACTGCTGGCCGAGTTGCGCGAGGATCCCCGGATCGACCTGGCCCGGCTCGATGTGCAGTGGGTCAAACGCCTCTACGCCATCATGGATATCCTGCGTCAGGGCGTCTATGTGCTGGCCAGTTTGCTGGCGCTGGCGGTGCTGCTGGTGGTGGGCAACACCATTCGTCTGGCGATTCAGAACCGCCGCGACGAGATCGTGATCATCAAGCTGATCGGCGGCACCGACGCCTTCATTCGCCGACCGTTTCTCTATACCGGCTTCTGGTATGGCCTGTTCGGCGGGATCATCGCCTGGCTGCTGGTGACGATCTCCCTGTGGGTGCTCAACGGGCCGGTGGAAAAGCTGGCCGGCCTTTACCAGAACAGTTTCGCGCTGAGCGGTCTGAATACCCAAACCACTGTCACCCTGCTAGTATCGGGCGTTCTGCTCGGTCTGGCGGGTTCCTGGATTGCCGTAGGGCGGCATTTGCGCGATATCGAACCCGGCTGA
- a CDS encoding pitrilysin family protein, translating to MRRLLMLFMLGAFVAPALAQVHEYNLDNGMKLLVREDHRAPVVVSQIWYKVGASYEHNGITGVSHLLEHMMFKGTEKHGPGEFSRIIAENGGRENAFTSKDFTAYFQQLEKSRLAVSFELEADRMRNLTLPKEEFDKERQVVIEERKLRTEDNPRALTYEQYNAAAFMTSPYRHPTIGWMNDLENLAVADLRQWYRHWYAPNNATLVVVGDVEPDRVHALAKQHFGQIPTVEPPAIKPRVEPTQNGERRITVRVPAELPYLMLGYHVPVLNKVEAEWEAYALEVMAGVLSGSRSARLPSKLVRGQQIAAGADAGYDLYARQGQLFQLSGTPARDHDIESLEQALLAEIETLKNELVSEGELDRIKAQVVASDVYEKDSMFYQAMQMGILETVGLGWQTMEQYREKINAVTPEQIRKVARKYLRADNRTVAVLEPLPLNSSLSAATPPPTRSH from the coding sequence ATGCGACGTTTACTGATGCTGTTCATGCTGGGCGCCTTTGTTGCGCCGGCATTGGCCCAGGTTCATGAGTATAATCTGGACAACGGGATGAAATTGCTGGTCCGCGAGGACCACCGGGCACCGGTGGTGGTCTCGCAAATCTGGTACAAGGTCGGCGCCAGTTACGAACACAACGGGATTACCGGTGTCTCCCATCTGCTGGAACACATGATGTTCAAGGGCACTGAAAAGCACGGGCCCGGCGAGTTTTCCCGTATCATCGCGGAAAACGGCGGTCGCGAGAACGCCTTTACCAGCAAGGATTTTACCGCCTATTTCCAGCAACTGGAAAAAAGCCGTTTGGCCGTCAGCTTCGAGCTGGAAGCCGATCGGATGCGCAACCTGACCCTGCCAAAAGAGGAGTTCGACAAGGAACGCCAGGTCGTCATCGAGGAGCGCAAGCTGCGTACCGAAGATAATCCCCGCGCCCTGACCTATGAGCAGTACAATGCCGCTGCATTTATGACCAGTCCCTATCGCCATCCGACCATCGGCTGGATGAACGATCTGGAAAATCTCGCCGTAGCGGATCTGCGTCAGTGGTATCGTCACTGGTACGCACCGAATAACGCCACGCTGGTGGTGGTGGGCGATGTCGAGCCGGACCGGGTGCATGCGCTGGCGAAACAACACTTCGGCCAGATTCCGACTGTCGAGCCGCCGGCCATCAAGCCGCGTGTTGAACCGACACAAAACGGCGAGCGTCGGATCACGGTGCGGGTACCTGCGGAACTGCCGTATCTGATGCTGGGTTACCATGTCCCGGTGCTCAATAAAGTGGAGGCGGAGTGGGAGGCCTACGCGCTGGAAGTGATGGCCGGAGTACTGAGCGGTTCACGCAGTGCCCGATTGCCGTCGAAGCTGGTGCGTGGCCAGCAGATCGCCGCCGGCGCCGATGCCGGTTACGACCTCTACGCCCGGCAGGGCCAGCTGTTCCAGCTCAGTGGGACGCCCGCGCGCGATCATGACATCGAATCGCTGGAGCAGGCGCTGCTGGCCGAGATCGAAACCCTTAAAAACGAACTGGTCAGCGAAGGGGAACTGGACCGGATCAAGGCCCAGGTTGTCGCCAGTGATGTTTACGAGAAGGATTCCATGTTTTATCAGGCCATGCAGATGGGGATTCTGGAGACCGTTGGACTCGGCTGGCAAACCATGGAGCAGTATCGGGAGAAGATCAACGCGGTGACGCCGGAGCAGATTCGCAAGGTCGCGCGCAAATACCTGCGTGCTGACAACCGTACTGTCGCGGTGCTTGAACCGTTACCTCTCAATAGTTCGTTGTCCGCTGCAACACCGCCGCCGACTCGTTCGCACTGA
- a CDS encoding heavy metal translocating P-type ATPase, which yields MVEQQHSCFHCGQPVPPGSHYQAVIDGQARPMCCPGCEAVANAIVEAGLADFYRYRTDNAPNPSQLVPDVLETLDLYDRPEVQQRFVSGEPEEREAALILEGITCAACVWLSERHVGRLPGVLEFSVNYSTQRARVRWDERQIHLSDILKAISAIGYLAHPYDPQHQARVHQRERGRALRRLAVAGLGMMQVMMLAVALYAGEDQGMSPEMMHFLRWVSLVIATPVVWYSGWPFFSGAWRDLRQRRLGMDVPVALAVSGTYLASLIATVSRSGEVYFESATMFVFFLLLGRFLEMGARQRASAAVESLATLLPALATRLEADGSECRVGVAELVPGDRVRIRPGETVPADGEILRGISSVDESLLTGESLPRARRTGEALIGGAVNVESPLEMRVTQVGQDTVLSGIQRLLDRAQSEKPRIARLAERGTGWFVLGVLLLAAGAALVWWQIEPMRAFWVAVAVLVVSCPCALALATPVAMTASTGQLTRRGVITTRGHALETLARIDTLVFDKTGTLTQGELRLEQVMPLGTLPAARCHVLAAALEQGSEHPLAKAIVAEAPQTVPVEQLQATPGRGVAGEIDGIAYRLGNLDFVRELSGAGPVPQAVPGQSAVYLGSAKGLLAALTLSDQLRPEAAQTVAGLIEQGIEVQLFSGDEPATVQRVAEQLGIAQVRGGLLPADKLAGLRELQAQGRTVAMVGDGVNDAPVLSQAHVSIAMASGVELARNSADMILQANRLSPLLDAVVQARATRRIIHQNIGWALGYNLVALPVAAAGLLTPWLAALGMSLSSLLVVLNALRLLRHNGEASPAPAARRRLGVQPPGEVADNDVKPG from the coding sequence ATGGTTGAGCAGCAACACAGCTGTTTTCACTGCGGGCAGCCGGTTCCTCCAGGCAGTCACTATCAGGCTGTCATCGACGGGCAGGCACGGCCCATGTGTTGCCCCGGTTGCGAGGCGGTGGCCAACGCCATTGTCGAGGCGGGTCTGGCCGACTTTTACCGCTATCGCACCGACAACGCCCCCAATCCCTCCCAACTGGTCCCGGATGTGCTGGAGACGCTGGATCTGTATGACCGGCCCGAGGTGCAACAGCGTTTTGTCAGTGGCGAACCCGAGGAGCGCGAAGCGGCGCTGATCCTCGAGGGGATCACCTGCGCCGCCTGTGTCTGGTTGAGCGAGCGCCATGTCGGCCGCTTGCCGGGGGTGCTGGAGTTTTCCGTCAACTACAGTACCCAGCGCGCCCGGGTGCGCTGGGATGAGCGCCAGATCCATCTCAGTGACATCCTCAAGGCGATCAGCGCCATCGGCTATCTGGCCCACCCCTATGATCCCCAGCATCAGGCCAGGGTGCACCAGCGCGAGCGGGGGCGCGCCCTGCGCCGGCTCGCCGTGGCCGGGCTGGGCATGATGCAGGTGATGATGCTGGCCGTGGCGCTTTACGCCGGTGAGGACCAGGGCATGAGCCCCGAGATGATGCACTTTTTGCGCTGGGTCAGCCTGGTGATTGCCACGCCGGTGGTCTGGTACTCGGGGTGGCCGTTTTTCAGCGGCGCCTGGCGCGATCTGCGCCAGCGTCGGCTGGGCATGGATGTGCCGGTGGCACTGGCCGTGAGCGGGACCTATCTGGCGAGTCTGATCGCCACCGTCAGCCGCAGCGGGGAGGTCTATTTTGAATCGGCCACCATGTTCGTCTTCTTTTTGCTTCTGGGGCGGTTTCTGGAAATGGGGGCGCGCCAGCGCGCCAGCGCGGCGGTGGAATCCCTCGCCACCCTGTTGCCGGCGCTGGCAACCCGCCTGGAGGCGGATGGCAGTGAATGCCGGGTCGGGGTGGCCGAGCTGGTCCCCGGGGATCGGGTGCGGATTCGCCCGGGCGAGACGGTGCCGGCCGATGGCGAGATCCTTCGCGGCATCTCGAGCGTGGATGAGTCGCTGCTGACCGGCGAAAGTCTGCCCCGCGCCCGGCGTACCGGCGAGGCCCTGATCGGCGGCGCGGTCAACGTCGAGAGCCCGCTGGAGATGCGGGTGACGCAGGTCGGTCAGGACACGGTCCTCTCGGGGATCCAGCGCCTGCTGGACCGGGCCCAGAGCGAGAAACCGCGGATTGCCCGGCTGGCCGAGAGGGGCACCGGCTGGTTCGTGCTGGGCGTGTTGCTGCTGGCGGCGGGCGCGGCGCTGGTCTGGTGGCAGATCGAGCCTATGCGCGCCTTCTGGGTGGCGGTGGCGGTGCTGGTGGTCAGCTGCCCCTGCGCCCTGGCGCTGGCCACCCCGGTGGCGATGACTGCCAGTACCGGCCAGCTGACCCGGCGGGGGGTGATCACTACCCGCGGGCATGCCCTGGAGACCCTGGCGCGGATCGATACCCTGGTTTTCGACAAGACCGGGACCCTCACCCAGGGCGAACTGCGACTGGAGCAGGTGATGCCGCTGGGCACGCTGCCGGCGGCGCGCTGCCATGTGCTGGCCGCGGCGCTGGAGCAGGGATCGGAACATCCGTTGGCAAAGGCGATTGTCGCCGAGGCGCCCCAAACCGTGCCGGTCGAGCAGTTGCAGGCGACGCCCGGGCGCGGCGTCGCCGGCGAGATCGATGGCATCGCCTATCGGCTCGGCAATCTGGACTTTGTGCGCGAGCTCAGCGGTGCGGGTCCTGTGCCACAAGCGGTGCCGGGCCAGAGTGCCGTTTATCTGGGCTCGGCCAAGGGGCTGTTGGCGGCGCTGACGCTGAGCGATCAATTGCGTCCCGAGGCGGCGCAGACCGTGGCGGGGCTGATCGAGCAGGGGATCGAGGTGCAGCTGTTTTCCGGCGACGAGCCGGCCACGGTACAGCGGGTGGCCGAACAGCTCGGGATTGCACAGGTCCGGGGCGGGCTGCTGCCGGCGGACAAGCTGGCCGGTTTGCGCGAGCTGCAGGCGCAGGGGCGCACCGTGGCCATGGTCGGCGACGGCGTGAATGACGCCCCGGTGCTCTCCCAGGCCCATGTCTCCATCGCCATGGCCAGCGGGGTCGAGCTGGCGCGCAACAGTGCCGATATGATCCTCCAGGCCAACCGGCTGAGTCCCTTGCTGGATGCCGTGGTTCAGGCGCGAGCGACCCGGCGTATTATTCACCAGAACATCGGCTGGGCGCTGGGCTACAATCTGGTGGCGCTGCCGGTCGCGGCCGCCGGCCTGCTTACCCCCTGGCTCGCCGCGCTGGGCATGTCCCTGAGTTCGCTGCTGGTGGTGCTCAACGCCTTGCGGCTGCTTCGCCATAATGGCGAGGCGTCGCCGGCACCGGCGGCCCGGCGCCGCCTCGGGGTTCAGCCGCCGGGCGAGGTGGCGGATAATGATGTCAAACCCGGCTGA
- the rpoH gene encoding RNA polymerase sigma factor RpoH: MSKGLQLQLAVPTGNLESYIQATRSIPMLSAEEETSLARRWQEQQELDAAQQLVLSHLRFVVHIARSYSGYGLPQADLIQEGNIGLMKAVKRFDPNVGVRLVSFAVYWIRAEIHEYILRNWRIVKVATTKAQRKLFFNLRSAKQRLGWFNQDEVESVAEDLGVTTRDVREMESRMSGQDVGFDQPDDDDDDRPNLSPVGFLEDMSHEPSQVVEDQQWEAHNKQQLLGALQDLDDRSRDIITRRWLSDHKSTLHDLADTYNISAERIRQLESNAMKKLRGALAA, translated from the coding sequence ATGAGTAAGGGTCTACAACTGCAACTGGCCGTGCCGACCGGCAACCTGGAATCCTACATCCAGGCAACGCGCAGTATTCCGATGCTTTCCGCGGAGGAAGAGACCTCACTGGCCCGCCGCTGGCAGGAACAGCAGGAGCTGGACGCCGCGCAACAGCTGGTGCTCTCGCATCTGCGCTTCGTGGTCCATATCGCCCGCAGCTACAGCGGCTACGGCCTGCCCCAGGCGGACCTGATCCAGGAGGGCAATATCGGCCTGATGAAGGCGGTCAAACGCTTCGATCCGAATGTCGGCGTGCGGCTGGTCTCCTTTGCGGTCTACTGGATCCGCGCCGAGATCCACGAATACATCCTGCGCAACTGGCGCATCGTCAAGGTCGCCACCACCAAGGCCCAGCGTAAGCTGTTCTTCAACCTGCGCAGCGCCAAGCAGCGTCTGGGCTGGTTCAACCAGGACGAAGTCGAATCGGTCGCCGAGGATCTGGGCGTGACCACCAGGGACGTGCGCGAGATGGAATCGCGCATGAGCGGTCAGGACGTCGGTTTTGATCAGCCCGATGATGACGATGACGATCGCCCCAACCTGTCACCGGTCGGCTTTCTGGAAGATATGAGCCACGAGCCTTCGCAGGTAGTGGAAGATCAGCAGTGGGAGGCGCATAACAAACAGCAGTTGCTGGGCGCCCTGCAGGATCTCGACGATCGCAGCCGCGACATCATCACCCGCCGCTGGTTGAGCGACCACAAATCCACGCTGCATGATCTGGCCGATACCTACAACATCTCGGCCGAACGGATCCGTCAGCTCGAATCCAACGCCATGAAGAAATTGCGTGGTGCGTTGGCCGCTTAA